A genome region from Thermomonospora amylolytica includes the following:
- a CDS encoding protein kinase family protein, whose translation MSTSIIEPGTRLSGRYRLEERVGRSGGSTLWKAIDEILARAVAVRTFDPDFPRVGEVVTAARAASRLTDPRLTQVFDADDSGEQAYVVSEWAAGQSLEAMLKRAPLEPGRAATLLYEAAEAIAAAHAAGLSHLQLCPRHLLWTTGGTVKLLGVAVDAVLADVRSEDPALEDTRALGRMLYASVTARWPGDPAECDLPPAPQADGVCRAARQVQAGVSAALDTIICRALGLPLPNGQQPLNTPAELAAALRTVPRTPLPLFAGPAAGQAPSVQNRPPRPRPAPAAGATRPAPVVPQQSPQPAPPAARPQPRPAAGYPPPAPPAPTVASPAGGGRDGLSRPLLAVAAAALTVIVGVGAWALTRGDGNQGGPGANGSRPPADATQKPSVRKLDIKNARGLYEERQAGHPDPTVIKTAKSVHDGKDGTIWESQTYANPSFGNYLRGVGVMLDLGSPAGIERIEVTVPGAGAGATLEVRVGDQDVRERMRRIDERTTTSGTIEIRPGQVIRGRYVLLWITKLPVSNKAQVGEVTVYGRPG comes from the coding sequence GTGAGCACGTCCATCATCGAACCCGGAACCCGCCTCTCCGGCCGGTACCGCCTCGAGGAGCGGGTCGGCCGATCCGGCGGATCGACGCTCTGGAAGGCGATCGACGAGATCCTGGCGCGCGCCGTCGCCGTACGGACCTTCGACCCGGACTTCCCCCGCGTCGGCGAGGTGGTCACCGCCGCCCGCGCCGCCAGCCGGCTCACCGACCCCCGGCTCACCCAGGTCTTCGACGCCGACGACAGCGGCGAGCAGGCCTACGTGGTCAGCGAGTGGGCGGCCGGGCAGAGCCTGGAGGCCATGCTCAAGCGGGCCCCGCTGGAGCCCGGCCGGGCCGCCACCCTGCTGTACGAGGCGGCCGAGGCGATCGCCGCGGCGCACGCCGCCGGGCTGTCCCATCTGCAGTTGTGCCCGCGGCACCTGCTGTGGACCACCGGCGGCACGGTCAAGCTGCTGGGCGTGGCGGTGGACGCGGTGCTGGCCGACGTGCGCTCCGAGGACCCGGCGCTGGAGGACACCCGCGCGCTCGGCCGGATGCTGTACGCCTCGGTCACCGCGCGCTGGCCGGGCGACCCCGCCGAGTGCGACCTGCCCCCCGCGCCCCAGGCCGACGGGGTGTGCCGGGCGGCCCGCCAGGTGCAGGCCGGGGTGTCGGCGGCGCTCGACACGATCATCTGCCGGGCCCTCGGGCTGCCACTGCCGAACGGGCAGCAGCCGCTGAACACGCCCGCCGAGCTGGCCGCGGCGCTGCGGACCGTTCCGCGCACCCCGCTGCCGCTGTTCGCCGGTCCGGCCGCGGGCCAGGCGCCGTCGGTGCAGAACCGGCCGCCCCGGCCGCGGCCCGCGCCCGCCGCCGGGGCGACCCGTCCGGCGCCGGTCGTTCCGCAGCAGTCCCCGCAGCCCGCCCCGCCCGCCGCGCGTCCGCAGCCCCGGCCGGCCGCCGGATACCCGCCGCCCGCCCCGCCCGCCCCGACCGTCGCGTCCCCGGCCGGCGGTGGCCGCGACGGGCTCAGCCGCCCGCTGCTGGCGGTCGCCGCCGCGGCCCTGACCGTGATCGTCGGGGTCGGCGCCTGGGCGCTGACCCGCGGCGACGGGAACCAGGGCGGTCCCGGGGCGAACGGCAGCCGCCCGCCCGCCGACGCCACCCAGAAACCGTCCGTGCGGAAGCTGGACATCAAGAACGCGCGGGGGCTGTACGAGGAGCGCCAGGCGGGCCATCCCGACCCCACGGTGATCAAGACCGCCAAGTCCGTGCACGACGGCAAGGACGGCACCATCTGGGAGTCGCAGACCTACGCCAACCCCTCGTTCGGCAACTACCTGCGCGGGGTCGGGGTGATGCTCGACCTGGGCTCGCCGGCCGGCATCGAGCGGATCGAGGTGACCGTGCCGGGCGCGGGCGCCGGGGCGACGCTGGAGGTCCGGGTCGGCGACCAGGACGTCCGGGAGCGGATGCGGCGGATCGACGAGCGGACCACCACCTCCGGGACGATCGAGATCAGGCCCGGTCAGGTGATCCGCGGCCGGTACGTGCTGCTGTGGATCACCAAGCTGCCGGTGAGCAACAAGGCGCAGGTCGGCGAGGTGACCGTCTACGGGCGTCCGGGTTGA
- the sigM gene encoding RNA polymerase sigma factor SigM: MSRHAQGDPHAFGLLVTRHRERMWAVALRTLGDPEEAADALQDAFLSAFRAAGRFRGDAAVTTWLHRIVVNACLDRLRRKSIRPATPMGDEAKIDALAPKLPDPTDGHGTLLDVTAALSELPFEQRAALILVDMMGYAVDDAAEFLDVPPGTIKSRCARGRARLAPRLAHLRNRQARGNVQDTDK; encoded by the coding sequence ATGTCCCGGCACGCCCAGGGCGACCCGCACGCCTTCGGCCTGCTGGTCACCCGGCACCGGGAACGGATGTGGGCGGTCGCGCTGCGCACCCTGGGCGATCCGGAGGAGGCCGCGGACGCGCTGCAGGACGCGTTCCTGTCGGCGTTCCGCGCGGCCGGCCGGTTCCGCGGCGACGCCGCGGTGACCACCTGGCTGCACCGGATCGTGGTGAACGCCTGCCTGGACCGGCTGCGCCGCAAGTCGATCCGGCCGGCCACCCCGATGGGCGACGAGGCCAAGATCGACGCGCTGGCGCCCAAGCTGCCCGACCCGACCGACGGGCACGGCACGCTGCTGGACGTCACCGCGGCGCTGTCGGAGCTGCCGTTCGAGCAGCGGGCGGCGCTGATCCTGGTGGACATGATGGGGTACGCGGTGGACGACGCCGCCGAGTTCCTGGACGTTCCGCCGGGGACCATCAAGAGCCGCTGCGCGCGCGGCCGTGCCCGGCTCGCCCCCCGGCTGGCGCACCTGAGGAACCGTCAGGCGCGCGGGAACGTCCAAGATACGGATAAGTAG
- a CDS encoding CCA tRNA nucleotidyltransferase — MPVPNAPTDEPTPEQRQAIAALLARVIPPAADELGRRFAAAGHELALVGGPVRDALLGRPGKDVDLTTDAAPEKVLALVEGWADAVWTIGIEFGTVGLRKGDLQLEITTYRSESYDPRSRKPSVSYGTSLTEDLRRRDFAVNAMAARLPGHEFVDPFGGLGDLRRKVLRTPGRPEDSFNDDPLRMLRAARFAAQLGFTVAPEVVAAMCDMAARIEIVSAERVRDELSKLICAAHPREGLALLVDTGLADHVLPELPKLRLEIDEHHRHKDVYDHTLIVLEQAIAQEESGPDLVLRLAALLHDIGKPKTRSFEPGGRVTFHHHEVVGAKMTRHRLSALRYPKDVVADVARLVELHLRFHGYGTGEWTDSAVRRYVRDAGHLLPRLHKLTRADCTTRNRRKAERLRRTYDDLEARIARLAEEEELAKIRPELDGNEIQAVLGIKPGPLVGRAYKHLLDIRLDRGVIGKDAAREELLRWAREQGLEPPAS; from the coding sequence ATGCCCGTGCCCAACGCCCCCACCGACGAACCCACCCCCGAGCAGCGCCAGGCCATCGCCGCGCTGCTGGCCCGGGTGATCCCGCCGGCGGCCGACGAGCTGGGCCGCCGGTTCGCCGCCGCGGGACACGAGCTCGCGCTGGTCGGCGGCCCGGTCCGGGACGCGCTGCTGGGCCGGCCCGGCAAGGACGTGGACCTGACCACCGACGCCGCCCCCGAGAAGGTGCTGGCGCTGGTCGAGGGCTGGGCGGACGCGGTCTGGACGATCGGCATCGAGTTCGGCACGGTCGGGCTGCGCAAGGGCGACCTGCAACTGGAGATCACCACCTACCGCAGCGAGTCCTACGACCCCAGGTCCCGCAAGCCGTCGGTGTCGTACGGCACCTCGCTGACCGAGGACCTGCGGCGGCGCGACTTCGCGGTGAACGCGATGGCGGCGCGGCTGCCGGGGCACGAGTTCGTCGACCCGTTCGGCGGGCTGGGCGACCTGCGCCGCAAGGTGCTGCGCACGCCGGGGCGCCCGGAGGACTCGTTCAACGACGACCCGCTGCGGATGCTGCGCGCCGCCCGGTTCGCCGCCCAGCTCGGCTTCACGGTGGCGCCCGAGGTGGTGGCGGCGATGTGCGACATGGCCGCCCGCATCGAGATCGTCTCCGCCGAGCGGGTCCGCGACGAGCTGTCCAAGCTGATCTGCGCCGCGCACCCGCGCGAGGGCCTGGCGCTGCTGGTGGACACCGGCCTGGCCGACCACGTGCTGCCCGAGCTGCCCAAGCTGCGGCTGGAGATCGACGAGCACCACCGGCACAAGGACGTCTACGACCACACGCTGATCGTGCTGGAGCAGGCGATCGCGCAGGAGGAGTCGGGGCCCGACCTGGTGCTGCGGCTGGCGGCGCTGCTGCACGACATCGGCAAGCCCAAGACCCGCTCGTTCGAGCCGGGCGGGCGGGTGACGTTCCACCACCACGAGGTGGTCGGGGCGAAGATGACCCGGCACCGGCTGTCCGCGCTGCGCTACCCCAAGGACGTCGTCGCCGACGTCGCCCGGCTGGTGGAACTGCACCTGCGCTTCCACGGCTACGGCACCGGCGAGTGGACCGACTCGGCGGTGCGCCGCTACGTGCGGGACGCCGGGCACCTGCTGCCGCGCCTGCACAAGCTGACCCGCGCCGACTGCACCACCCGCAACAGGCGCAAGGCCGAACGCCTCCGCCGCACCTACGACGACCTCGAGGCCCGGATCGCCCGGCTGGCCGAGGAGGAGGAGCTCGCCAAGATCCGTCCCGAGCTGGACGGCAACGAGATCCAGGCCGTCCTCGGCATCAAGCCCGGTCCCCTGGTCGGCAGGGCCTACAAGCATCTGCTCGACATCCGCCTGGACCGCGGCGTCATCGGCAAGGACGCCGCCAGGGAGGAACTTCTCCGCTGGGCCCGCGAGCAGGGCCTGGAGCCCCCGGCCTCCTGA
- a CDS encoding dienelactone hydrolase family protein, with protein MARILLLHSMYGLRPAVRAAADRLRAAGHEVHVPDLYVGRTASDSGQAEKIREEIGRDELLRRAVAAAAPHSDRGLVYAGFSLGGAIAQNLALADEHARGLLLLHGTSQLPDDASTDIPVQLHVADPDPYETDDWLNVWYLKMRRAGADVEIYRYRGAGHLYTDPDLPDHDPDAAERTWLIALDFLADL; from the coding sequence GTGGCGCGGATCCTGCTGCTGCACTCGATGTACGGGCTGCGCCCGGCGGTGCGCGCGGCGGCCGACCGGCTGCGCGCGGCCGGGCACGAGGTGCACGTGCCCGACCTGTACGTCGGCCGGACGGCCTCCGACTCCGGGCAGGCCGAGAAGATCCGGGAGGAGATCGGCCGCGACGAGCTGCTGCGCCGCGCGGTGGCCGCCGCCGCGCCGCACTCCGACCGGGGCCTGGTGTACGCCGGCTTCTCCCTCGGCGGCGCCATCGCCCAGAACCTGGCCCTGGCCGACGAGCACGCCAGGGGCCTGCTACTCCTGCACGGCACCTCGCAGCTCCCCGACGACGCCTCCACCGACATCCCGGTCCAGCTCCACGTCGCCGATCCCGACCCGTACGAGACCGACGACTGGCTCAACGTCTGGTACCTCAAGATGCGCCGCGCCGGAGCCGACGTCGAGATCTACCGCTACCGGGGCGCCGGCCACCTCTACACCGACCCCGACCTCCCCGACCACGACCCCGACGCCGCCGAACGCACCTGGCTCATCGCCCTCGACTTCCTCGCCGACCTCTGA
- a CDS encoding adenosylmethionine--8-amino-7-oxononanoate transaminase — MAEHAAMNPEEIERLLAFDREHVWHPYGPMPGAVDNHPVVAAEGVRLVLADGRTLIDGMSSWWAAVHGYRHPVLDAAVADQIGRMSHVMFGGLTHPPAVRLASLLVEFTPEPLTKVFFADSGSVSVEVAIKMALQYQRALGRPERHRLFTVRGGYHGDTFADMSVCDPVNGMHHLFTGVLPRQVFASPPPGGYADEPDPAYLDELASLAARHSGEIAAIIAEPVVQGAGGMRFYSPAYLRALRDLADEHGVLLILDEIATGFGRSGTFWGADHAGVVPDIMCVGKALTGGYLTMAATLCTSEVARVISEGEGGGLMHGPTFMANPLAASVACASLELLTGRDGRGRDWRAEVSAISEVLEDGLAETRGLPGVRDTRVLGAIGVIETVEPVDVPAIQKITMSHGVWLRPFRNLIYTMPPYVCTPDEVARITEAMVAAARSL; from the coding sequence ATGGCGGAACATGCGGCGATGAACCCCGAGGAGATCGAGCGGCTGCTGGCGTTCGACCGGGAGCATGTGTGGCATCCGTACGGGCCGATGCCCGGGGCCGTGGACAACCATCCGGTGGTGGCGGCCGAGGGCGTGCGGCTGGTGCTGGCGGACGGGCGGACGCTGATCGACGGGATGTCGTCCTGGTGGGCGGCCGTGCACGGGTACCGCCACCCGGTGCTCGACGCGGCGGTCGCCGACCAGATCGGGCGGATGTCGCACGTGATGTTCGGGGGGCTGACGCACCCGCCGGCGGTGCGGCTGGCCTCGCTGCTGGTGGAGTTCACCCCCGAACCGCTGACCAAGGTCTTCTTCGCCGACTCCGGGTCGGTGTCGGTCGAGGTCGCGATCAAGATGGCGCTGCAGTACCAGCGGGCGCTGGGGCGGCCCGAACGGCACCGGCTGTTCACCGTGCGCGGCGGGTACCACGGCGACACGTTCGCCGACATGTCCGTGTGCGACCCGGTCAACGGGATGCACCACCTGTTCACCGGGGTGCTGCCGCGGCAGGTCTTCGCCTCCCCGCCGCCCGGGGGGTACGCCGACGAGCCCGACCCGGCGTACCTGGACGAACTGGCGTCGCTGGCCGCCCGGCACTCCGGGGAGATCGCGGCCATCATCGCCGAGCCGGTCGTGCAGGGGGCGGGCGGGATGCGTTTCTACTCCCCCGCCTACCTGCGGGCGCTGCGGGACCTGGCCGACGAGCACGGGGTGCTGCTGATCCTGGACGAGATCGCCACCGGGTTCGGCCGTTCCGGGACGTTCTGGGGCGCCGACCACGCGGGCGTCGTACCCGACATCATGTGCGTCGGCAAGGCCCTCACCGGCGGCTACCTCACCATGGCCGCGACGCTGTGCACCTCGGAGGTCGCCCGCGTGATCTCCGAGGGCGAGGGCGGCGGGCTCATGCACGGCCCGACGTTCATGGCCAACCCCCTGGCCGCCTCGGTGGCCTGCGCCTCGCTCGAACTGCTGACCGGCCGCGACGGGCGGGGGCGCGACTGGCGCGCCGAGGTCTCGGCCATCTCGGAGGTCCTGGAGGACGGGCTGGCGGAGACCCGCGGGCTGCCGGGCGTACGCGACACCCGGGTCCTGGGCGCGATCGGCGTCATCGAGACCGTCGAGCCCGTCGACGTCCCCGCGATCCAGAAGATCACCATGAGCCACGGCGTCTGGCTCCGCCCGTTCCGCAACCTGATCTACACCATGCCCCCGTACGTCTGCACCCCGGACGAGGTCGCCCGGATCACCGAGGCCATGGTCGCCGCCGCCCGCTCCCTGTGA
- the murJ gene encoding murein biosynthesis integral membrane protein MurJ, translating into MTGHPEANHPGPTSRPIPPNTPPNVPPTPDPPAAPTAAPPAPEQGERAAAQSGGGRGANLLRSGALMALGTVFSRITGFLRTAVLGAAIGTAALGDAYNTANTIPVIVYDLLLGGILTAVVVPLIVRAKERDAKYGARFEQRLFTLAVLGLAVMTAVAVLLAPIFIDYVYARDFSGDKRDLAVLFTRLFAVQIFFLGISAFAGAILNTRDRFAAPMWAPVLNNIVICCTGVLFILVTTGTVTPESITSGQVAILAGGTIGGIAMQTLALWPSLRGSGFRWRPRLDFQGGELRQIMSMAGWSLLYLVATQTAFAVTTSLLNAAGDAAPGHGYSPYSYAYQLFQLPYAIIGVTVITALLPRMSSHAAEGRTALVRDDFSSGLRLASVIILPAAALMVVLGPEIIAVTLEHGEIDRDAGLVIAHIMQVFAVALVPFAAYQLTLRVFYAHNDTRTPAFIVLAVIATNITVAVTASALLDPERVAVAIAGGFALAQTVGLLVSWLVLRRKLGGIDGRRIVGTHVKLLVAICPLAGFAYAVQAIVDAWLGPGFAPALLSLIVGGAGGGILYLVFARLLRVAEVQTMLSTVTRRLPGRG; encoded by the coding sequence GTGACGGGTCACCCGGAGGCGAACCACCCTGGCCCGACGAGCCGGCCGATCCCGCCGAACACCCCGCCGAACGTTCCGCCGACTCCTGATCCTCCGGCGGCCCCCACCGCCGCGCCGCCCGCCCCCGAGCAGGGGGAACGGGCCGCCGCGCAGTCCGGTGGCGGGCGCGGGGCCAACCTGCTGCGCTCGGGCGCGCTGATGGCGCTGGGCACGGTGTTCTCCCGGATCACCGGCTTCCTGCGCACCGCGGTGCTCGGCGCGGCGATCGGCACGGCCGCGCTGGGCGACGCCTACAACACCGCCAACACCATCCCGGTGATCGTCTACGACCTGCTGCTCGGCGGGATCCTCACCGCGGTGGTGGTGCCGCTGATCGTGCGGGCCAAGGAACGCGACGCCAAGTACGGCGCCCGGTTCGAGCAGCGGCTGTTCACCCTGGCGGTGCTGGGGCTGGCGGTGATGACCGCGGTGGCGGTGCTGCTGGCCCCGATCTTCATCGACTACGTGTACGCCCGGGACTTCTCCGGGGACAAGCGCGATCTGGCGGTGCTGTTCACCCGGCTGTTCGCGGTGCAGATCTTCTTCCTGGGGATCAGCGCGTTCGCCGGGGCGATCCTCAACACCCGTGACCGGTTCGCCGCGCCGATGTGGGCGCCGGTGCTCAACAACATCGTCATCTGCTGCACCGGCGTGCTGTTCATCCTGGTCACCACCGGGACGGTCACGCCGGAGTCGATCACCTCCGGGCAGGTGGCGATCCTGGCCGGGGGCACCATCGGCGGCATCGCGATGCAGACCCTGGCGCTGTGGCCGTCGCTGCGCGGGTCGGGCTTCCGCTGGCGGCCCCGGCTGGACTTCCAGGGCGGCGAGCTGCGGCAGATCATGTCGATGGCCGGCTGGAGCCTGCTGTACCTGGTGGCCACGCAGACCGCGTTCGCGGTGACCACCTCGCTGCTCAACGCCGCCGGCGACGCCGCCCCGGGGCACGGCTACAGCCCCTACTCGTACGCCTACCAGCTCTTCCAGCTCCCGTACGCGATCATCGGGGTCACCGTGATCACCGCGCTGCTGCCGCGGATGAGCTCGCACGCCGCCGAGGGCAGGACCGCGCTGGTGCGCGACGACTTCTCCTCCGGGCTGCGGCTGGCCTCGGTGATCATCCTGCCGGCGGCGGCGCTGATGGTGGTGCTCGGGCCGGAGATCATCGCGGTGACGCTGGAGCACGGCGAGATCGACCGGGACGCCGGACTGGTGATCGCGCACATCATGCAGGTGTTCGCGGTGGCGCTGGTGCCGTTCGCGGCGTACCAGCTCACCCTGCGGGTCTTCTACGCCCACAACGACACCCGCACCCCGGCGTTCATCGTGCTGGCGGTGATCGCCACCAACATCACCGTCGCGGTGACCGCCAGCGCCCTGCTGGACCCCGAGCGGGTGGCGGTCGCCATCGCGGGCGGGTTCGCGCTCGCCCAGACCGTGGGCCTGCTGGTGTCGTGGCTGGTGCTGCGCCGCAAGCTCGGCGGCATCGACGGCCGCCGGATCGTCGGCACGCACGTCAAGCTGCTGGTGGCGATCTGCCCGCTGGCCGGGTTCGCCTACGCGGTGCAGGCGATCGTGGACGCCTGGCTCGGCCCCGGCTTCGCCCCCGCCCTGCTGTCGCTGATCGTCGGCGGCGCCGGAGGTGGCATCCTGTACCTGGTCTTCGCCCGCCTGCTGCGCGTCGCGGAGGTGCAGACCATGCTGTCCACCGTCACCCGGCGGCTGCCCGGCCGTGGCTGA
- a CDS encoding aminoacyl-tRNA deacylase — MKDALAIHRALLEREIPHEIVRLRHPVSRADDLPHALGLAPGRCLAVRMFGCAGAATGERFLAAVITLAGGTPPLERIRRAVGARLVRPARPDLVNSITDYAADLVCPLLLPDTVPVLADQDALGHLPDEEIVYTATGEGWTALAVRLADVYALSRAEPMGQPREPLGMSASVRAG, encoded by the coding sequence ATGAAGGACGCACTCGCCATTCACCGTGCGCTGCTGGAGCGGGAGATCCCACACGAGATCGTGCGCCTGCGCCACCCCGTCTCCAGGGCCGACGACCTTCCGCACGCCCTGGGGCTGGCGCCGGGACGCTGCCTGGCCGTCCGGATGTTCGGCTGTGCGGGCGCGGCGACCGGGGAACGCTTTCTGGCCGCGGTGATCACGCTCGCCGGCGGCACGCCCCCGCTGGAGCGGATCCGCCGCGCGGTGGGCGCGCGGCTGGTCCGGCCCGCCCGTCCCGACCTGGTCAACTCGATCACCGACTATGCCGCCGACCTGGTGTGCCCGCTGCTGCTGCCGGACACCGTCCCGGTGCTGGCCGACCAGGACGCGCTGGGCCACCTGCCGGACGAGGAGATCGTCTACACCGCGACCGGCGAGGGGTGGACGGCGCTGGCGGTGCGCCTGGCGGACGTGTACGCGCTGAGCCGGGCCGAGCCCATGGGGCAGCCCCGGGAGCCGCTGGGAATGAGCGCCTCCGTTCGCGCCGGCTGA
- a CDS encoding DUF6049 family protein gives MDGYGLRVWRRAAVVAVLSSCVIAVPAPAPQRYASASANSPESAAPPAAAPRQAQTPLELVLTDMSERTVTPRTNLTIKGHVVNRSGRPLTGVHYRFRYLPQRMSSRGQLAQAAKWNVGSLPGLTAPKPLGNGTVPAGNTPVPWQLTVRAGNLGLRDFGAYPIGVEFFNAAGQQLAGQVTFMVWRPPTGRYQRTSIGWVWPVTDRTRRTTDHSFLDDGLDRELAPTGRLGGVVTAAEKTGTPLTWAVDPALLDDAQAMTRPYTVRPPHRDPAGRPASQNARTWLDRFKKTSAGDPYFVLPYADVDAEALVRNGMGRQLEISYKHMDLARQVLGRPPAAKVGWPAEGAASTRTLGRMAQLGTESFLMSSALFQPAQTTFTPGSPTTVRTSAGQRNVVTYDPVLSDVVSAGTRTPGTRLLAEQRFLAETAMITAELPLQGRTIVIAPARRWNPDPLFAENLLRWTQELPWLRPARVDRIAQARRREPMTFTGYPSAYQAQELGRTYLREVKRIAGRAGTFSTVFQPAAWPYERAVLRTVSGSWRGGGTRARRARAARDLFGDLLDKEIDKVRVSRRGDTVQLAGRTGRVPFTITNGLPDRTVRLQVKITSRIPARLQIGEYTRTIEVGPNESPSIDFEVESYAQGAALVDIELLTPQGKPFRPAHTLRINTTGYGPVALLITGGSLAVLFVGVGFRAMRARRRNKMEAAGDGSPGGEPPWPDEPADPAEHPAERSADS, from the coding sequence ATGGACGGTTATGGCTTGAGGGTGTGGCGTCGCGCGGCGGTTGTCGCCGTGCTCTCGAGTTGCGTGATCGCGGTCCCCGCACCCGCTCCCCAGCGGTACGCCTCGGCGTCCGCGAACAGCCCGGAGTCCGCGGCGCCCCCGGCGGCCGCGCCGCGTCAGGCGCAGACCCCGCTGGAACTGGTGCTGACCGACATGTCGGAGCGCACGGTCACGCCCCGGACCAACCTGACCATCAAGGGCCACGTGGTCAACCGCTCCGGCCGTCCGCTCACCGGCGTCCACTACCGGTTCCGCTACCTCCCCCAGCGGATGAGCAGCCGCGGCCAGCTCGCGCAGGCCGCCAAGTGGAACGTGGGGAGCCTGCCGGGCCTCACCGCGCCGAAGCCGCTGGGGAACGGGACCGTGCCCGCCGGCAACACCCCGGTGCCGTGGCAGCTCACCGTCCGGGCCGGGAACCTGGGGCTGCGGGACTTCGGGGCGTACCCGATCGGGGTGGAGTTCTTCAACGCCGCCGGGCAGCAGCTCGCCGGGCAGGTGACGTTCATGGTGTGGCGGCCCCCCACCGGCCGCTACCAGAGGACCTCGATCGGGTGGGTGTGGCCGGTGACCGACCGGACCCGGCGCACCACCGACCACTCGTTCCTCGACGACGGGCTCGACAGGGAGCTGGCCCCCACCGGGCGGCTCGGCGGCGTCGTCACCGCCGCCGAGAAGACCGGCACCCCGCTGACCTGGGCGGTCGACCCGGCGCTGCTGGACGACGCGCAGGCGATGACCCGGCCGTACACGGTGCGTCCGCCCCACCGCGACCCGGCCGGCCGGCCCGCCAGCCAGAACGCCCGGACCTGGCTCGACCGGTTCAAGAAGACCTCCGCCGGCGACCCGTACTTCGTGCTCCCGTACGCCGACGTGGACGCCGAGGCGCTGGTCCGCAACGGGATGGGCCGGCAACTGGAGATCTCCTACAAGCACATGGACCTGGCCCGGCAGGTGCTCGGCAGGCCCCCCGCCGCCAAGGTGGGCTGGCCGGCGGAGGGCGCGGCCAGCACCCGCACCCTCGGCCGGATGGCGCAGCTGGGGACCGAGTCGTTCCTGATGTCCAGCGCGCTCTTCCAGCCCGCCCAGACGACCTTCACGCCCGGCTCGCCCACCACCGTCCGGACCTCGGCCGGCCAGCGGAACGTGGTGACCTACGACCCGGTGCTCAGCGACGTCGTCAGCGCCGGCACCCGCACCCCGGGGACCCGGCTGCTGGCCGAGCAGCGGTTCCTGGCCGAGACCGCGATGATCACCGCCGAGCTGCCGCTGCAGGGCCGCACCATCGTGATCGCCCCCGCCCGGCGCTGGAACCCCGATCCGCTGTTCGCCGAGAACCTGCTGCGCTGGACCCAGGAGCTGCCGTGGCTGCGGCCGGCCCGGGTCGACCGGATCGCCCAGGCCAGGCGCCGCGAGCCGATGACGTTCACCGGCTACCCGAGCGCCTACCAGGCCCAGGAGCTGGGCCGCACCTACCTCCGCGAGGTCAAGCGGATCGCCGGCCGGGCCGGCACCTTCTCCACCGTCTTCCAGCCGGCGGCCTGGCCGTACGAGCGGGCGGTGCTGCGGACGGTGTCCGGCTCCTGGCGCGGCGGCGGCACCCGGGCCCGCCGCGCCCGCGCCGCCCGGGACCTGTTCGGCGACCTGCTCGACAAGGAGATCGACAAGGTCCGGGTGTCCCGCCGGGGCGACACCGTGCAGCTCGCCGGGCGCACCGGGCGGGTGCCGTTCACCATCACCAACGGGCTGCCCGACCGCACCGTCCGGCTCCAGGTGAAGATCACCTCGCGGATCCCGGCCCGGCTGCAGATCGGCGAGTACACCAGGACCATCGAGGTGGGCCCGAACGAGAGCCCCAGCATCGACTTCGAGGTCGAGTCGTACGCGCAGGGCGCGGCGCTGGTCGACATCGAACTGCTCACCCCGCAGGGCAAGCCGTTCCGTCCGGCCCACACGCTCCGGATCAACACGACCGGGTACGGCCCGGTGGCCCTCCTTATCACGGGAGGCTCCCTTGCCGTACTCTTCGTCGGCGTCGGGTTCCGAGCGATGCGGGCGCGGCGCCGCAACAAGATGGAGGCAGCTGGTGACGGGTCACCCGGAGGCGAACCACCCTGGCCCGACGAGCCGGCCGATCCCGCCGAACACCCCGCCGAACGTTCCGCCGACTCCTGA
- a CDS encoding anti-sigma factor family protein, with amino-acid sequence MNPAHLDHDALADLAEGLLDDTHAASANAHLDSCAECRERSAEIADVSRILADVPVPPMPAELAERIEAAITAEAMATAGVASISHHRRARERGKRHLRVIGAAAATVAVVGAGAFVGTELMGGSLLDGDDHAATSHAPPADPPRETPAVGPQAPFTVVRSGTAYQTATLGDQVTALVPRSRTLPALVSVPGRLQGCVQGITRGAKPVLVDAATYENREATVVVVPTDSSTWRVVVAGPSCSATDSDIVEETTIPARTP; translated from the coding sequence GTGAACCCCGCACACCTGGACCACGACGCCTTGGCCGACCTGGCCGAAGGTCTGCTCGACGACACCCACGCCGCCTCCGCCAACGCGCATCTGGACAGCTGTGCCGAATGCCGGGAACGCTCGGCCGAGATCGCCGACGTGTCCCGGATCCTGGCGGACGTCCCGGTCCCGCCCATGCCCGCGGAACTGGCCGAGCGCATCGAGGCGGCCATCACGGCCGAGGCGATGGCCACGGCCGGGGTCGCGAGCATCTCGCATCACCGCCGGGCGCGCGAACGCGGAAAGCGGCATCTGCGGGTCATCGGCGCCGCCGCGGCCACCGTGGCGGTGGTCGGCGCCGGAGCCTTCGTGGGCACCGAGCTGATGGGCGGCTCCCTGCTCGACGGCGACGACCATGCGGCGACCTCGCACGCCCCTCCGGCCGACCCTCCCCGGGAGACTCCCGCGGTGGGTCCGCAGGCCCCGTTCACCGTCGTCCGGAGCGGCACCGCCTACCAGACCGCCACCCTGGGCGACCAGGTCACCGCCTTGGTCCCCAGGTCCCGCACGCTTCCCGCGCTGGTCTCGGTCCCCGGCCGTCTGCAGGGCTGCGTGCAGGGCATCACCCGGGGAGCCAAGCCCGTCCTGGTCGACGCCGCCACCTACGAGAACCGCGAGGCCACCGTCGTGGTGGTCCCCACGGACTCCTCCACCTGGCGCGTCGTGGTGGCCGGCCCGTCCTGCTCGGCGACCGACTCCGACATCGTCGAGGAGACGACGATCCCGGCCCGCACTCCCTGA